The stretch of DNA CCATGTGCCCTCCGGCGAGGACGCCGGAGCCACACTGGGGCCGTGGCATCGCCGTCCTGGCGATGCTCCATGTGCCCTCCGGCGAGGACGCCGGAGCCACGCTGAGGCCGTGGCATCGCCGTCCCGGCGATGCTCCATGTGCCCTCCGGCGGGACGCCGGAGCTACACTGACCCGGCGAGACGCCGGAATTACGGGCCGATGGCTTCGAGCATGCGCTTGGCGCTGTCCTTCAGGTCCTTCGGGGCGTCTTCCTGGTCCAAGATGGCCTGTACGTAGGGCTTGGCCTCCAGCATCTTGTCCTCCGAGAAGAAGCAGGCGGCGATGCTGATTCGCGCGTAAGCCAGGTCATAGCCACCCTTGGCGACCTTCGTCGCCTTCTCGAAATAGCCGCGGGCCTTCTCGTACTCCTCCGCCGACTGCCAGTGATCGCCGACGGCATTGTAGGCACGGGCCAGCAAGGCGCTCTTGGCATCTGCGGATTCAGCCACCTTCAGGCGCTTCTCGGCCTCTTTGATGTCCCCACGGCTTGCGAGAATGGCAGCGAGGCGCGCGTTGGACGCCACGTCGTTCGGGTTGGCGTCCGCCTTCTTCTTGATGTCCGGGAAGTCGCGGAAGTCGTCCAGTATTCGGGTCACTTCGGCGGCGAAGGGTTCTGCCGGCATGTAGCCGCCAATCCGTCCAACCACCTTGCCGGACCCGTCCAGGAACAGAATCGTCGGGTAGCCGTGGATATCGTACTTCTTGGCGAGGTCCACGCCCTCGCCCTTCTCGGCGTCAATCTTGATGTTGACCATGCGCTTCGAGAGCGCGACCACCGCAGGCGCCGGGTAGGTGTCGGCATCGAGCCTCTTGCACCAGCCGCACCAGTCGGTGTAGAAGTCCACCATCAGCGCCTTGTTCTCTTTCTTGGCCTTCTCCAGTGCAGGCTTGAAACTCTTCTCCCACTGGATCTCGTCTGCGGCCGCCGCCATGGCCGCGAGGGCAACCAAGCCGGCGAGGGCCGTCCCTATCTTCGTCATTGCAGTCTCCTCCTTCGGTGGGCGGTGCCCGCACGGGTATACCCTGCGCGGCCACCCAAGGGATACGGGCCATCGGGAACGCATGCGGCGCCCGTGCCGATAATGAATGCTACGGACCTGCTGCCATAATGGTGCCTCTATGTGCGGAATCGTCGGAATCCTGAACTACCGTAACCGTGAACCCGTGGACCCCGAGTTGCTGCGTGCAATGAACGCACGCATCTTTCATCGAGGACCGGACGAGGGTGGCGTGCTGGAGCGACCCGGGCTCGGGCTCGCGATGCGTCGGCTCACGATCATAGACCTCTCCAGCGGTTCGCAGCCCATGAGCACCGACGACGGCAAGGTACACATCGTTTACAACGGCGAGGTGTGGAACTACAAGGAGCTTCGCGCCAAGTTGGAGGCGAAGGGACACCGGTTCCATACCACCTGCGACACCGAGAGCGTGCTGTACTCCTATGTCGAGTGGGGAGAAGAGTGCTGCGAGCATCTGCGTGGCATGTATGGCTT from Fimbriimonadia bacterium encodes:
- a CDS encoding thioredoxin fold domain-containing protein, whose protein sequence is MTKIGTALAGLVALAAMAAAADEIQWEKSFKPALEKAKKENKALMVDFYTDWCGWCKRLDADTYPAPAVVALSKRMVNIKIDAEKGEGVDLAKKYDIHGYPTILFLDGSGKVVGRIGGYMPAEPFAAEVTRILDDFRDFPDIKKKADANPNDVASNARLAAILASRGDIKEAEKRLKVAESADAKSALLARAYNAVGDHWQSAEEYEKARGYFEKATKVAKGGYDLAYARISIAACFFSEDKMLEAKPYVQAILDQEDAPKDLKDSAKRMLEAIGP